One Canis lupus familiaris isolate Mischka breed German Shepherd chromosome 20, alternate assembly UU_Cfam_GSD_1.0, whole genome shotgun sequence genomic region harbors:
- the DAG1 gene encoding dystroglycan precursor (The RefSeq protein has 1 frameshift compared to this genomic sequence), whose product MRMSAGLSLLLPLWGRTFLLLLSVAMAQSHWPSEAGRDWENQLEASMHSVLSDLHEAVPTVVGIPDGIAVVGRSFRVTIPMDLIASNGELVKVSAVGKEVLPSWLHWDPQSHTLEGLPLDTDKGVHYISVSATRLGANGSHVPQTSSVFSIEVYPEDHSEPQSVRAASPDPAEVVSSACAADEPVTVLTVILDADLTKMTPKQRIDLLHRMRSFSEVELHNMKLVPVVNNRLFDMSAFMAGPGNAKKVVENGALLSWKLGCSLNQNNVPDIHGVEAPAREGAMSAQLGYPVVGWHIANKKPPIPKRIRRQIHATPTPVTAIGPPTTAIQEPPSRIVPTPTSPAIAPPTETMAPPVRDPVPGKPTVTIRTRGAIIQTPTLGPIQPTRVSEAGTTVPGQIRPTMTIPGYVEPTAVATPPTTTTKKPRVSTPKPATPSTDSSTTTTRRPTKKPRTPRPVPRVTTKAPITRLETASPPTRIRTTTSGVPRGGEPNQRPELKNHIDRVDAWVGTYFEVKIPSDTFYDHEDTTTDKLKLTLKLREQQLVGEKSWVQFNSNSQLMYGLPDSSHVGKHEYFMHATDKGGLSAVDAFEIHVHKRPQGDRAPARFKAKFMGDPVPVVNDIHKKISLVKKLAFAFGDRNCSTITLQNITRGSILVEWTNNTLPLEPCPKEQIMALSQRIAEDNGKPRAAFSNALEPDFQASSIAVTGSGSCRHLQFIPVAPPRRVPSEVPSTDVPDRDPEKSSEDDVYLHTVIPAVVVAAILLIAGIIAMICYRKKRKGKLTLEDQATFIKKGVPIIFADELDDSKPPPSSSMPLILQEEKAPLPPPEYPNQSVPETTPLNQDTVGEYTPLREEDPNAPPYQPPPPFTAPMEGKGSRPKNMTPYRSPPPYVPP is encoded by the exons ATGAGGATGTCTGCGGGCCTTTCGCTACTGCTCCCCCTCTGGGGGAGGacctttctccttctgctctctgtGGCCATGGCTCAGTCCCATTGGCCTTCAGAGGCTGGCAGGGACTGGGAGAACCAGCTCGAGGCATCCATGCACTCAGTGCTCTCAGACCTTCACGAGGCTGTTCCCACAGTGGTGGGTATTCCTGATGGCATAGCTGTCGTTGGGCGCTCATTTCGAGTGACCATTCCCATGGATTTAATTGCCTCCAATGGAGAACTCGTCAAG GTGTCAGCAGTGGGGAAAGAGGTCTTGCCATCCTGGCTGCACTGGGACCCACAGAGCCACACCCTGGAGGGTCTCCCTCTTGACACCGATAAGGGTGTTCATTACATTTCAGTGAGCGCCACACGGCTGGGGGCCAATGGGAGCCATGTCCCCCAGACCTCCAGTGTGTTCTCTATCGAGGTCTACCCTGAAGACCACAGTGAGCCACAGTCTGTGCGGGCGGCATCCCCAGACCCTGCTGAGGTAGTGTCCTCTGCCTGCGCTGCTGATGAGCCTGTGACTGTCCTAACAGTCATTCTGGATGCTGACCTCACCAAGATGACCCCAAAGCAAAGGATCGACCTCCTGCACAGAATGCGGAGCTTCTCAGAAGTGGAGCTTCACAACATGAAGTTGGTGCCAGTGGTGAATAATAGACTATTTGACATGTCAGCCTTCATGGCTGGCCCAGGAAATGCGAAAAAGGTGGTAGAGAATGGGGCCCTGCTCTCTTGGAAGCTGGGCTGCTCCCTGAACCAGAACAATGTGCCTGATATTCATGGTGTGGAGGCCCCTGCCAGGGAGGGCGCTATGTCTGCCCAGCTTGGCTACCCTGTGGTGGGTTGGCATATTGCCAACAAGAAACCCCCTATCCCAAAACGCATCCGGAGGCAGATCCATGCCACGCCCACACCTGTCACTGCCATTGGGCCTCCAACCACAGCCATCCAGGAGCCACCGTCCAGGATTGTGCCTACCCCCACATCTCCAGCCATTGCTCCTCCAACAGAGACAATGGCTCCTCCAGTCAGAGATCCTGTTCCTGGAAAGCCCACAGTCACCATTCGGACTCGAGGTGCCATTATTCAGACCCCAACTCTAGGCCCAATCCAGCCCACTCGGGTGTCAGAAGCTGGCACCACAGTTCCCGGCCAGATCCGTCCAACGATGACCATTCCTGGCTATGTGGAGCCCACGGCAGTCGCCACCCCTCCCACGACTACCACCAAGAAGCCACGAGTATCCACACCAAAACCAGCCACGCCTTCTACTGACTCTTCAACCACCACAACTCGAAGGCCGACCAAAAAGCCACGGACACCCCGACCGGTGCCGCGGGTCACCACCAAAGCTCCCATCACCAGGTTGGAAACTGCCTCCCCGCCGACTCGCATCCGCACCACCACAAGTGGGGTTCCCCGTGGAGGAGAACCGAACCAGCGGCCAGAACTGAAGAACCACATCGACAGGGTGGATGCCTGGGTTGGCACCTACTTTGAGGTGAAGATCCCATCAGATACCTTCTATGACCACGAGGACACCACCACTGATAAGCTAAAGCTGACCCTGAAGCTTCGGGAGCAACAGCTGGTAGGTGAGAAGTCTTGGGTACAGTTCAACAGCAACAGCCAACTTATGTATGGCCTGCCTGACAGCAGCCACGTGGGCAAGCATGAGTACTTTATGCACGCCACTGACAAGGGGGGCCTGTCAGCTGTGGACGCCTTTGAGATCCATGTCCACAAGCGCCCTCAAGGAGACAGGGCTCCTGCACGGTTCAAGGCCAAGTTTATGGGGGACCCAGTGCCAGTGGTGAATGACATCCACAAGAAGATCTCCCTGGTGAAGAAGCTAGCTTTCGCCTTCGGAGACCGCAACTGCAGCACCATCACTCTACAGAATATCACCCGGGGTTCCATCCTAGTGGAGTGGACTAACAACACACTGCCCCTGGAGCCCTGCCCCAAGGAGCAGATCATGGCCCTGAGCCAGAGAATCGCCGAGGACAATGGAAAACCGCGGGCTGCCTTCTCCAATGCCTTGGAGCCAGACTTCCAGGCCTCGAGCATTGCTGTGACGGGCTCAGGCAGCTGCCGGCACCTCCAGTTTATCCCTGTAGCACCCCCCAGGAGGGTGCCTTCAGAGGTACCATCTACAGATGTGCCGGATAGAGACCCCGAGAAGAGCAGTGAGGATGATGTTTATCTGCACACAGTCATTCCGGCCGTAGTAGTTGCGGCCATCCTGCTCATCGCCGGCATCATTGCCATGATCTGCTATCGAAAGAAGCGGAAGGGCAAGCTAACACTGGAGGACCAGGCCACTTTCATCAAGAAGGGAGTGCCTATCATCTTTGCAGATGAGCTGGATGACTCCAAGCCGCCCCC GTCCTCCAGTATGCCCCTCATCCTACAGGAGGAGAaagcccctctcccccctcctgaGTACCCCAACCAGAGCGTGCCCGAGACCACTCCTCTGAACCAGGACACCGTGGGAGAGTACACACCCCTGCGGGAGGAGGATCCCAATGCACCTCCTTAccagccccccccaccctttACGGCCCCCATGGAGGGCAAGGGCTCCCGTCCCAAGAACATGACCCCGTACCGGTCGCCCCCTCCCTACGTGCCCCCTTAA